The genomic DNA TACCAAGACACCTCCTTTAGGGTGAGTCGGATCTCTTAAAAATGTTACCCCGTGAACAACCGTTTCTGGTAATCTATTTAAAACCCCTGGAATGGGATTCAATCCCCTTCGGGAGGTATCAACTGGGTCGTAAGATGTGAATCCCTCTTGTGAGGCTTTCTGAGCGCAGGAATACAATAAGGATATTACTTGTAGTTGCTATACCAAGCATTCCAGAATCAGCACATATCATGATAATGACCGTTGTACCGGATGAGATACAATTACTCACAGCACTCTGTAAAGGCATTCTACCTTCTCCCCAAccttctatccatctatTGGTAGTTTCTCTGAATTTCTCCAATATAACTACACCATCCCATTCTCTGCGCCTGGCGTATGAGTGATATTGGACCAGACCCATGAGACCCAAGGCGTATGGACCGAAAAGTAGTAAATCGCAAAGTTCATCTTGGTTCGTTGCCCATTCCAGTGCGTGTCTCGTAGCTGGGTTGAGATTTACCCACACTGGGATGTCGAGCGATAACTCAATGTGAGACGGGCAAATGAATGACCAACGCATAAAAGGTCGGTAAAAAAGAAATGTGACAGTCGTATGCAAGAGATATAGGATGCCTAAATCAATTCAACcgcagaggtgagtgacaataTAGAAGGTAAAAGAATTGGAAATATGTCTTACCTGCAGGTAAGCTAGACCAAGCCCCATTGAAAGTCAAAATAGGAGGtaattcctctttccacctcAACAATTTGACCCGAATGTCCTGTATTTCCTGGTTCTTTGTCCGGTTGATACCAATAGGCCCATATATCTTGATCAGGATATCCGAAAGAATAAGGGTAAGTGTGAACAGGTGATGAAAGAACGTATTTTCCCTCCTGCCAGGTATATCGGAAACATCAGATGGTAGAGATTGGGACGGTATTATAGGTCGAACGCCTGTACGTGCTGCGTTCCTAAAGATTCATGAGCCTCTTAtgtgaggtgagtgagaataCGAAATACTGACCACTGATCCAGAATGACCGCGCATTGCCATATCCTACGATCCGCTTCGGCATCAGGATATCCTGTGTCCGACTGGTCCATCGAAAGATCTTGTGCCTAGTCAATCATCGTGAGCTTGATTCGTTTCCATGCAAAGGAAGGAGCTCGACCGTAAGGGTTCGAGGCACTTACCAATCTGATAGCTCCAGCCAGTCTCGTCCGTGATACACTTTCTGATGCCGCCGCCCCACTTTGCAGCGCTAGCTCATCGACCAAGCAAGTAACTAGAAGCGTTTGGACGCTTTGACGACTTTGATCACTCAACGTATCTAGATGAAACGAATATCAGTTCCAATTTGTTCCCTGGACAgcgaactcaccttgttcatgCATCTCCCGTGCGACTATATAATTTAGACAATCGAATATCTCTTTAGGACAATTACGCCTAGCAGCCGCGACCGCAGCCATCGCATGACACAGAGTCTGAGTGACCTCGGGCATATCTTCCCTTGTGACAATCGGTATCAGCGAACTAACGTGCACTAAGAAAGTCTCCACCAGTCGATTGACCAGCTCTGTCCAACTTGGTGATCTGAGGGCTTCGATGACATGGGATGGAGGCTCTGAAGAAtctgaagaaggacgatTAGCAGTAGTGACTTGCATATAACCATTCCCCGAGTCAGGGGGCGTTAGAATCATGGATAGATTGTGGTGTTCATCGTACTCTGCAAGATAGGCTATTGGTAGTGTTGGAGTCGAATGGAGGATATAGGATATCGAAGTTGGACCTGCAATGGAAAATGGGATTAGCATGGATGCGTGGTATCACGGACGGACGGGGGGAAATTACCTTCTCTCCGTGTGGACGTCGCCCTCAAAGGTGTCAAGCCCAATACACTCCTAGCTCTAGGTATAACAGTAGGAGTAGATTGCCTCAACTCGCTGTCTGCCCTATCCATGTACATCATCCTTTCGTCATTGTGTTCCAAACCTCTCGGACTACGTGCGGTATCGTCCATTGACCAAATTGATCCATGAGACTGATATAGTCCATTTCGTATACGCTTCGTCCGTGAAGCCGTTAAAGGTAGGTCGAAGGTACATGTAAGAGAGGCAGAGTTGCATGCTTGACATAAGTCTCGTCGGGTGTCTAGAGGTTCACACCTGAAATCTAATCAGAACATGGTATATTCTTATTTATCGAAAGATACCGAGCTCACTTCGTTTTCTGTCACAGGAAGTAGACGCAACGATTAACATAATACCTCAGCCTTGAGATTCGAGCTACTCACCTTAGTCCTACATCTATCACAAGCCTGTAAATTCTTTGGTCTGTGTTGACCGTCCGCCTTTCTTTTCCCCTTGTCCGCCGAAGTTGGGTTCCCGttgctgatctgatctgatcgggGAGTGGTGGCGATTCTTGACGGTCCACTTTCGGGAAACTCCATTTCCAGCTGCTTTATCTATGTGAGCTCATGAACCCATATACCACTCGAGATTGAGTGATCTGGTTCTATTTCTAGACGACAAATCATTTGTTTACCCGATACTCGTACATCGCAGAATCTCAGCTCGGCGAAAGGTCATGATGCTGGATACTTCTGCGGGCATCGCCGAAGTGGGTTGTGGACCGGTGAGACTGATAATTCCAGCAAAGTATGAGCCTGATTTGGTCAATCGGGAGCCCTCTCTGTTCTTCCGGCAGTCCCCCCTTGTTCCGCAGCTGATGCCAAGAATCGAAACCTCGTCATTGCCAGGAACCCAACTGTCTACgtcatccatctcacttTCTTTCCCCTGGCCATATGCCGCTTGAAAGGCCACCGAGGGCCCGCTAATACTTTCCTATGCTTGTATACGATCCTTTCCACTCGGTCCAGAAGAACAGCATCACACGTTGTACGAGATGCCAAGACCTCCAACCCCTCTTTATGCCCGGACTCGTGGTTTCCTTCTGCTCGATTACCCAATGAGATTTACCACCGTGCGTTGTTGAACGTGCCAAGAGTTTATTCTGGATACCCATCTTATCTATCCTCCTGAGACTTTTCAGGCTTTGATCGCGGCGGATCATCAGAGGTTGAAGCCAAATATAGTCTGATAACAATTTGGATTCACTTGTTTATGTCATAAGGCTTACCCATTTACTCAAGCTTGGCTTCTTGGCACTCATGGCAAAATTATATTCATACACATATTTCTTCGGTCCGGAAATGATGCTACAACACTGAGTTCCCAGCCACCGGTCGATATGgaaatgatatatatagatgTGAACTTGATGATCGAAAGGGGTTTTATcccctttttctttctctttctcttttctcttttcttctaATCAGGACCAATCAATCGTATAATATATGATGACAACAGAGAAATATATGACAAAGACGAACAACAATCTCGATAGTAGTAATGCTGAGAAAGGGATCTCTCGAGCCGATACGGGAGCGACAGCTACATCCCAATCACTACCGTTCAAACCTCATACAGCTCCATCACAAAAAGTCCTAGATGCCCTTGGAGCGAATGCCAACAAAGGTTTATCGGAATCTGATGTACAGAAGAGATTAGAACAACATGGACCAAACAGGTTGAAACCACCCAAGAAGCCCAGTATTTTCAATATCGTACTTCGACAGATCGGGAATGCCATGACGGTCATTTTGAGTGAGTACCTTTGGACGCTTATGGATCAATCTCTTAGATTTGTTTCACAAAGGCGGAATTTATCACCAGATCAGCGTTTGCCAAACTGACCACACATCTCATGAACTGTATAGTCGCTGCGATGGCGGTCTCATTTGGTACAATGGATTGGATCAGTGGTGGTGTTATTGGTGCTTTAGTCGTATTGAATGTCACCGTAGGAACATACACGGAATGGCAAgctgaaaaggtgagtaagcATTATCCAAAGTGTTCAAAAATTCGTACTGACCATGGAATTCCTCAAATATAGACGGTAGCAAATCTTGAATCGGTTGGTGCACCCCAAGCTACTGTTGTCCGATCTTCAGATGGCCGAGAGAGTACAACCAAGGTGATCGCCGTTGAAGAAGTGGTTCCCGGTGATTTGGTTCTGCTCAAGAATGGTGATATCGTTCCTGCCGATGGTCGAGTACTTGAAGGTCATTGTAGTAATTTGGAATGTGATGAAGCTTTCTTGACGGGTGAATCTCTGCCTGTGGCTAAACAATCGGATCCTGTCGACGAAGAGGATTGTCCCGTTGGGTCAGTAAATCTATCTAGTCTTACAAAAGACCAGATGCTGACTTGAACATATAGTGATCGGCTCAGTATGGTCTTCTCTGGTGCCCAAGTCACAAAAGGAAGAGCCCGAGTAGTTATCACCACGACGGGTATGAATACCGAAATTGGCAAAATCGCTCAAGCCCTCGAATCAAAGGCCAAGAAGACCGATACCGGATTTGCAGCTTACTGGTATAAATTCAAAGTCATTATGGGTGTCGCCGAGACCACGCCATTGCAAATCAAGTAAGTCATACCTGTCAATAATTTGctgattgatactgatttATCGATTCATAGACTGAATAAACTCGCTTATTTCCTCCTCGGATGTGCAATCCTCATCGCTATCATCGTCGTCGCTTCAACCGGATTCAAAAATGTCCCCCTATCTGTCGCCACATACGCTGTAGCTGCTGCTGTATCAATTTTACCTGCTTCTCTGATCGCTGTAGTCAGTCTGACGCTAGCTCGGGCATCGACCGATCTTGCTAACCGAAACGCACTGGTGAGGCGAATGGATGCGATCGAAGCTTTGGCTGGCGTGGAAAACGTCTGTTCTGACAAAGTAAGTTTCAACCGGTCAGTTTCGAGCATGAAAGTATATCGTTCTAATGAACTTCGAACCATTCTTAGACCGGTACACTTACTGTTGGCCGAATGGTCGTTCGAAAATTCTGGGTTCCCGCACTTGATCCACGAGCCAACGAATCTGCACCAATCAATACTCGACGAGGCCAAGCCTACTCGTTCGAAACTGGTTCTGACCCCTTCTATCCTCGAGGCGAAATTCGATCCGACCGCGAAGAGATTTCACCCGGTGGCGCAGTCCTTGACCTGAAGCGAAAACCCCAAAAACAGCTTTCCGGAGACTCTACACCTGAAAACGATCCTGACAGTCAAGAACTCGATTTGCAAGAACAAGTCATCCTGGTGGACGAACTGGAATTAGGGCTCAAAAATTTAGCCCTTTGCGCGTCACTGTGCAATCAAGCTACTCTATCTCGACCAGCGGACAACGAGAGTAATTGGGAAGCCAACGGAGATCCAACGGAAATCGCTTTACAAGTTGCAGCTCATAAATTAGGGCATGGTAAACCTTTCTTAACCCATTCTAGACCCCATCCTCAGCGAGCCGAATCAGTCCGATCGGGACATAGTGGTCGACCTCCCATCGCAGGCTCAAGAGGACACTACGAGCAAATCATCGAACACCCTTTCGATTCTACCGTCAAACGAATGTCAATCGCCTACCGATTCGTTCCGGATGATAATAAGGAAGCTCACGTACAATGCTTCCTTAAAGGTGCCGTTGAGCGAGTATTTGAGCTTTGTACTACGGTACACGGTGAACCTTTGACAGACGaacgaaagaaagatatcatgGTTAAAGTCGATGCTTTGGCTGCCCAAGGTCTTAGAGTCTTAGCATTGTGCGGTAGAAGATTACCATCCGGATCTGCCGATGAAGTCAAAGCGATGCCTAGAGACCAATTCGAAAATGATTTCGCCTTCTTAGGTTTGGCTGGTATCTTCGATCCCCCAAGAAAGGAATCTCCAGGTGCCGTTGCGGATTGCCTTCGGGCTGGTATCACACCGAGAATGTTGACAGGTGATCATcctgctactgctactgccaTTGCACTCAACATTGGGATTTTGGAAAAGGCTTACTCCAAGGAAGCCGTAATGACCGGTCAACAGTTCGATGCGCTAAGCGACGAAGAGGTCGACAAATTGCCTGAACTACCTTTGGTCGTCGCTAGATGTGCTCCGGAGactaaggtgagttgggagTCCTTTATCTGTATGGTAGCTAAGACTGAGACTGGGACTGAGACTGATGTTCGTCTTATGATAAAAAGGTCCGAATGGTAGATGCTATTCACCGAAGAGGCCAGAAGACTGTAATGACCGGAGACGGAGTGAACGATTCTCCCGCGTTGAAACGGGCAGACGTTGGCGTGGGAATGGGAACCGGATCGGACGTCGCCAAACAATCCTCAAGAATCGTTCTGAGTGATGATAATTTCAGTACAATCATTCGAGCTATCCGAAAAGGACGATCAGTCTTCAAAAACTTGGCTAAATTCTTGCTTTATCTCTTAACTGGTAACGTGTCCGAAATAATCGTACTCTTGATCGGCTTGgcattcaaagatgagaacGGGCAATCTGTATTCCCCCTCTCTGCCGTTGCTGCATTATGGATCAACACACTTGCAGCTGGACCACCAGCTTTGGCACTTGGGCTGGAACCTACTGCTGCGGATGCGATGGATCAACCGCCTACGTCTTTCCATCAAATTTTCACTCTTGAATTCTACGTTGATCTAGTGTTCTATGGAGTTTTGATGGGCTCTTTGGCTTTGGTCAATTTCGTGATTGTCCTTTGGGGTTACTTCCCAGTGAGTACAATCGGtaagagaaaagaaggaccATACTGATTATCTGTTATCGAATTGAATAGGGAGACCTGGGTAGATATTGTAATGAAGGTGATTCTGAAATCTGCGATCCTGTGTTTCAAGCCCGAGCGACATGTTTCTCAACTTtggtcatcatcttgatgattcACGGATTGGAATGCAAACATTTCAGTAAAAGTATCATGCAAGTTGACTTGAAAGATAACAAGGTCTTGCTCTGGTCTGTATTCGTTCTGGCCCTCGGTACAGTAAGTTATCCTCATCTGCATTGGCAACAGCCAAACATGATAATATCTATGCTGAATGATATTGTACATTTGTAGTTCCCCGTGGTCTACATCCCAGTGATCAACAATAAAGTATTTTTACACGGCGCTttgaaatgggaatggggtATTGTTGTGAGTACTATCCGATTTACAGCTACAGCTTGACCTTTTTCATGCCTCTTGCTTATACGGCACGGTTATGATTTTATCAGTTCGGAATGATCTTCGTCTATTTAGGATGTACAGAGTTTTACAAATGGTGTAAGAGGATTTACTTCAGGAGAACCCAAGTCCCCGCACCCTCTAGAGGGCCATCCGATAAGACTTTAAAGATGGAGACCACCATTGCTCCTGTTTAGGTTtaggttgaatgatatgtCAGGAGGATGCGATGTGGGATTTCATGTAGTGAATATGCAAATGGATATCTACAAGTAAATAATCATTAATTGAAATGCATTGAACAATTGGATTATATGAGTGTACTTTTGATTTTGACATGGTTGTACGAGTAGTGAGATCATCGGGAGACCACGGTTATCGGTTACAACGCCAACCTTATCTCGTTGATCGTGATCATCTTtattcctttcctctctctatTCTGTGACATTTCTACCTTTCCACAGGTATCGTGAGGTGATCCTatctaccatcatcatgtcctccTCGCCACCCTTacatccatctaccacccACTATGAGGACGAACCCcaacctccaccacctatgaCACCCCTCGACCCACCTGACGTCCCCGCTATACTACGTTCCAAACGATCTTGGAAACGACAGATACTATCTTTGGACTTACCTCGGCCACTTCAAATAGCCTTGACATGCTTTAGTATAGCTGTCAGCGCAGTGACTGCCAATGGGGTATATTGCTGGGGGACCTACGGACCTGTAGTGGCCAAGTTATTGGAATTGGATGGTACACAGGCTCAAACGATTGTAGTAGGGTATGTCATAAtcaccatctttccctcatttGACTGACTATTAAGAATGCTGACGATGAGAGTATGTAGAGGTATACTGGGTGTATATCTCTGTGCAGCTCCACTGGGAGCA from Kwoniella mangroviensis CBS 8507 chromosome 1 map unlocalized Ctg02, whole genome shotgun sequence includes the following:
- a CDS encoding potassium/sodium efflux P-type ATPase, fungal-type, whose protein sequence is MTTEKYMTKTNNNLDSSNAEKGISRADTGATATSQSLPFKPHTAPSQKVLDALGANANKGLSESDVQKRLEQHGPNRLKPPKKPSIFNIVLRQIGNAMTVILIAAMAVSFGTMDWISGGVIGALVVLNVTVGTYTEWQAEKTVANLESVGAPQATVVRSSDGRESTTKVIAVEEVVPGDLVLLKNGDIVPADGRVLEGHCSNLECDEAFLTGESLPVAKQSDPVDEEDCPVGDRLSMVFSGAQVTKGRARVVITTTGMNTEIGKIAQALESKAKKTDTGFAAYWYKFKVIMGVAETTPLQIKLNKLAYFLLGCAILIAIIVVASTGFKNVPLSVATYAVAAAVSILPASLIAVVSLTLARASTDLANRNALVRRMDAIEALAGVENVCSDKTGTLTVGRMVVRKFWVPALDPRANESAPINTRRGQAYSFETGSDPFYPRGEIRSDREEISPGGAVLDLKRKPQKQLSGDSTPENDPDSQELDLQEQVILVDELELGLKNLALCASLCNQATLSRPADNESNWEANGDPTEIALQVAAHKLGHGKPFLTHSRPHPQRAESVRSGHSGRPPIAGSRGHYEQIIEHPFDSTVKRMSIAYRFVPDDNKEAHVQCFLKGAVERVFELCTTVHGEPLTDERKKDIMVKVDALAAQGLRVLALCGRRLPSGSADEVKAMPRDQFENDFAFLGLAGIFDPPRKESPGAVADCLRAGITPRMLTGDHPATATAIALNIGILEKAYSKEAVMTGQQFDALSDEEVDKLPELPLVVARCAPETKVRMVDAIHRRGQKTVMTGDGVNDSPALKRADVGVGMGTGSDVAKQSSRIVLSDDNFSTIIRAIRKGRSVFKNLAKFLLYLLTGNVSEIIVLLIGLAFKDENGQSVFPLSAVAALWINTLAAGPPALALGLEPTAADAMDQPPTSFHQIFTLEFYVDLVFYGVLMGSLALVNFVIVLWGYFPGDLGRYCNEGDSEICDPVFQARATCFSTLVIILMIHGLECKHFSKSIMQVDLKDNKVLLWSVFVLALGTFPVVYIPVINNKVFLHGALKWEWGIVFGMIFVYLGCTEFYKWCKRIYFRRTQVPAPSRGPSDKTLKMETTIAPV